Proteins encoded within one genomic window of Trichoderma asperellum chromosome 2, complete sequence:
- a CDS encoding uncharacterized protein (EggNog:ENOG41): protein MTRQEGRKRSKLACQTCRDLKRRCDGARPCGTCVRFEYECTYNVYRKRRDVEQYLGPVGELTPSRSSAKSSHDEFPCTASPHIQARSVEANSCPAFVRTLALRLDPKRNPRMLSFAWNAFLGSRQTLPTPSFQSITDVVSQKRLEDLAAVYFQKIDTVYGFVDRKAVEDGIRRRWTVQDATQAQDAILCSIGALGCLFSQTQTDAADAAESALVELAKRLLERTLSDPPTTDSITAWLLRVTYLRVAGSQYTAWMASCTLMHMIDAAGFNVESPGKAVLPSAPQAVGMEMRKRIVAIAQHLNVWMSFDMGLTRVALPNISTAVSSAREGDYTCEIIELLPFSVELDPQRKPTTLELECALRVVLSRVHSSPPSVLAQCNLALCLCRRLRSMEVALPESVLQQVLMLTSNGIQAAQAVLAARAPWHQMIYVPFQIVCVLLAIDTVSSISQLRGAMQCLQDITAVYNTEATQDALKTARSLVFLHQKGKEMFASALGEILKNDPTTPVGEAPGIPPMLLEDAFGTGNFTDQFFGLPYNDIDQLVNPDFFWNINGYGL from the coding sequence ATGACTCGGCAAGAAGGGCGCAAACGGTCGAAGCTTGCGTGCCAGACCTGCCGCGACCTCAAGCGCCGGTGTGATGGCGCGCGTCCTTGCGGAACATGCGTGCGGTTTGAATACGAGTGCACCTACAATGTATACCGCAAGAGACGGGACGTGGAGCAGTACCTGGGGCCGGTCGGCGAGCTGACGCCGTCGCGGTCCAGCGCAAAGTCTTCTCACGACGAGTTTCCATGCACGGCGAGCCCGCATATCCAGGCCCGGTCCGTCGAGGCAAACTCGTGTCCTGCGTTTGTGCGGACGCTGGCGCTGAGGCTGGATCCGAAGAGGAATCCTCGCATGCTGAGCTTTGCCTGGAACGCCTTTCTGGGATCGCGGCAGACTCTGCCGACGCCGTCGTTCCAGTCCATCACAGACGTGGTGTCGCAAAAGAGGCTGGAGGACTTGGCGGCCGTCTATTTCCAAAAGATTGACACAGTCTATGGCTTCGTCGATCGCAAAGCAGTAGAAGACGGCATACGACGGCGGTGGACGGTTCAAGACGCCACTCAGGCGCAGGACGCCATACTATGCAGCATCGGCGCGCTGGGATGCCTCTTCTCACAGACACAGACCGACGCTGCCGACGCTGCCGAATCTGCGCTGGTAGAGCTGGCAAAGCGTCTGCTGGAGAGGACGCTGTCCGATCCTCCGACGACAGACAGCATCACCGCATGGCTGCTGCGAGTTACTTACCTGCGAGTCGCGGGGAGCCAGTATACTGCTTGGATGGCCAGTTGCACGTTGATGCACATGATAGACGCAGCCGGCTTCAACGTCGAGTCGCCTGGGAAAGCGGTGCTCCCGTCCGCGCCTCAGGCAGTTGGCATGGAAATGAGGAAGAGAATCGTGGCCATTGCGCAGCACCTCAACGTGTGGATGTCGTTCGACATGGGCCTCACTCGCGTGGCCCTCCCGAACATCAGCACGGCAGTTTCTTCAGCGCGAGAAGGCGACTATACGTGTGAAATCATAGAGCTGCTCCCCTTCTCGGTAGAGCTTGATCCGCAGAGAAAGCCCACAACGCTTGAGCTGGAGTGTGCTCTGCGGGTGGTGTTGAGCCGTGTGCACTCCAGCCCGCCTTCAGTTCTCGCTCAGTGCAATCTGGCGCTCTGTCTCTGTCGCCGCCTACGATCGATGGAGGTTGCCCTGCCAGAATCCGTACTCCAGCAAGTACTGATGCTAACGTCAAATGGCATTCAGGCCGCTCAAGCAGTGTTGGCCGCTCGAGCACCTTGGCACCAGATGATCTATGTGCCATTCCAGATCGTTTGTGTCCTGCTTGCCATAGACACTGTATCTTCAATCTCTCAGCTGCGAGGTGCGATGCAGTGTCTTCAAGACATTACTGCTGTCTACAACACCGAGGCAACGCAGGATGCCTTGAAAACCGCTCGCTCGCTTGTTTTCCTACatcaaaaaggaaaggaaatgtTTGCTTCGGCCTTGGGCGAGATACTGAAGAATGACCCGACGACTCCCGTTGGAGAAGCACCAGGGATCCCGCCGATGCTTTTGGAAGATGCGTTTGGCACGGGCAACTTTACAGATCAATTCTTTGGCCTCCCGTACAACGATATAGATCAACTTGTGAATCCTGATTTCTTTTGGAACATTAACGGCTATGGGCTTTGA
- a CDS encoding uncharacterized protein (TransMembrane:6 (i21-40o46-64i95-119o125-146i167-185o191-211i)~EggNog:ENOG41) → MASRFCSSLAILSQYFKKYRAFAVGLSAAGASVGGLVYPVTHVSQILGSLLCAFLSVDFCTPYNRHQGTHRPGLMILNGVGIIGRTLPTIIAGRCVGMLNMLIPMSFALSFVMYCWAAVTSTAGLYVFAIVYRLIAASLQALFPAVSTTMTPDPSRTGTRVGMNMRFVSFSTLTGPAIGGAIIQGQKGGYLGAQMFAASCIVLGALTPLGARIAKAGFKLKIKVQIATLCMYI, encoded by the exons ATGGCTTCTCGTTTTTGCTCATCATTGGCCATTCTCTCCCAGTACTTTAAGAAATATCGAGCCTTTGCTGTAGGTCTTTCTGCTGCAGGAGCCTCTGTGGGTGGTCTTGTATACCCCGTCACG CATGTTTCTCAAATTCTGGGGTCTCTACTTTGCGCTTTTCTATCTGTGGACTTTTGCACGCCATACAATCGGCACCAAGGAACCCATAGACCTGGGCTCATGATTCTCAATGGAGTCGGCATCATTGGCCGCACTCTGCCGACTATTATTGCCGGCAGATGTGTTGGCATGCTCAATATGCTTATTCCAATGAGCTTTGCCCTCAGCTTCGTGATGTATTGCTGGGCAGCGGTAACATCAACTGCCGGTCTCTATGTGTTCGCCATTGTCTACAGGCTGATTGCAGCATCGCTACAAGCGCTATTCCCAGCCGTCTCGACAACCATGACTCCTGATCCCAGTAGGACCGGAACCCGTGTTGGAATGAATATGCGTTTCGTAAGCTTCTCGACGCTTACAGGTCCAGCCATTGGTGGCGCCATAATACAGGGACAGAAGGGGGGCTATTTGGGAGCACAGATGTTTGCAGCTTCTTGCATTGTTCTCGGTGCGCTTACGCCTTTAGGAGCAAGAATTGCAAAGGCCGGATTCAAGCTCAAAATAAAGGTACAGATTGCCACCTTGTGTATGTACATTTAG